In Thermodesulfobacteriota bacterium, one DNA window encodes the following:
- a CDS encoding sulfite exporter TauE/SafE family protein, which yields MLETALLFLSGLGIGTVGTLIGAGGGWMIVPLLLFGLGFTPQRAVGTSLAVVFLNAFSGSIAYMVQGRVLYRMGLLFAAATVPGALIGAELVQHLGSRWFMMLFALFLFFLAALLVKGQTILGGSYRHPEPEELRSWRSRIMLTGMLLSFLVGVLSSFFGIGGGIVHVPFLIVILGLAVHSATATSHFVLAITSLVGTLVFLRNGQVDIAVAAAMGVGVLLGAQAGARLSTRMRSEPIRRILAFAVLVFAVGIILRNVLG from the coding sequence ATGCTTGAAACCGCGCTGTTGTTCCTTTCGGGGCTGGGGATAGGGACGGTAGGGACGCTGATCGGGGCCGGCGGCGGCTGGATGATCGTCCCCCTCCTGCTGTTCGGCCTCGGCTTCACGCCGCAGCGGGCGGTGGGCACCTCCCTGGCCGTCGTCTTCCTGAACGCCTTCTCCGGAAGCATCGCCTACATGGTCCAGGGGCGGGTGCTCTACAGGATGGGGCTGCTGTTCGCCGCCGCGACCGTTCCCGGCGCCCTGATCGGGGCCGAGCTTGTCCAGCATCTCGGTTCGCGCTGGTTCATGATGCTCTTCGCGCTCTTCCTTTTTTTCCTTGCCGCTCTCCTGGTCAAGGGCCAGACGATCCTGGGCGGCTCGTATCGGCATCCGGAACCGGAGGAGCTGCGCTCGTGGCGTTCCCGGATCATGTTGACGGGAATGCTGCTCAGCTTCCTCGTCGGGGTGTTGTCGAGCTTCTTCGGGATCGGCGGCGGGATCGTGCACGTGCCTTTCCTCATCGTCATCCTCGGGCTGGCCGTCCACTCGGCCACCGCCACGTCCCACTTCGTCCTTGCGATCACCAGCCTGGTGGGCACGCTGGTCTTCCTGCGCAACGGCCAGGTCGACATCGCCGTCGCCGCCGCGATGGGGGTTGGGGTGCTGCTGGGCGCGCAGGCGGGCGCCCGGCTCTCCACGCGGATGCGCAGCGAGCCCATCCGCCGGATCCTCGCATTCGCGGTGCTGGTGTTCGCCGTCGGAATCATCCTGCGCAACGTGCTCGGGTGA
- a CDS encoding tetrathionate reductase family octaheme c-type cytochrome codes for MKSHRRWIVSAVLSAGIALASAAAAATHADYVGNGPFRNGPEVTKKCIECHEKETKDFMKTVHWTWSRAQELDGKKVELGKANALNNFCIALPSNWPRCTSCHAGYGWKDASFDFTKAENVDCLVCHDTTGTYKKFPAGAGHPVYEGETKEFPKGKPWKPVDLVKAAQSVGAPSRATCGSCHFYGGGGDHVKHGDLDSSMTNPTADIDVHMGGPKKMACQECHKSDNHTMKGQAVSVSVGSGPRAMGCTDCHKADAHKNAALNRHAARVACQTCHISTFAKDRPTKVWWDWSTAGRDVKPEDVPKDKYGEKLYDRMKGDFKWEKDVVPSYFWYNGTIDRYLAGDRIDPSKTVALSAARGDRKDPAAKIYPFKVMRGKQAYDSGNNTIAYVNVFGPPGSDAYWVKYDWNLAIAAGMKAAGQPYSGKYGFVETSMVWPVNHMVNPKDKALKCADCHGEKGRMDWKALGYKGDPRNPKNR; via the coding sequence ATGAAATCGCATCGTCGATGGATCGTATCGGCGGTCCTTTCGGCCGGCATCGCGCTGGCCTCGGCCGCGGCCGCCGCAACCCATGCGGATTACGTGGGGAACGGCCCGTTCCGGAACGGCCCGGAAGTCACGAAGAAGTGCATCGAGTGCCACGAGAAGGAAACGAAGGACTTCATGAAGACCGTCCACTGGACCTGGTCCCGCGCGCAGGAACTGGACGGGAAGAAGGTGGAGCTGGGCAAGGCGAACGCCCTGAACAACTTCTGCATCGCCCTTCCCTCCAATTGGCCCCGCTGCACGAGCTGCCACGCCGGATACGGGTGGAAGGACGCCTCCTTCGACTTCACGAAGGCCGAGAACGTGGACTGCCTCGTTTGCCACGACACGACCGGGACGTATAAAAAATTCCCTGCCGGGGCCGGGCACCCGGTCTACGAGGGGGAGACGAAGGAGTTCCCCAAGGGGAAACCGTGGAAGCCGGTCGATCTCGTGAAGGCGGCGCAGTCCGTCGGCGCCCCGTCGCGGGCGACCTGCGGCTCCTGCCACTTCTACGGGGGCGGGGGCGACCACGTCAAGCACGGCGACCTGGACAGCTCCATGACGAACCCGACCGCGGACATCGACGTCCACATGGGCGGGCCGAAGAAGATGGCCTGCCAGGAATGCCACAAGTCCGACAACCACACGATGAAGGGGCAGGCGGTCTCCGTCTCCGTCGGCTCCGGCCCCCGGGCGATGGGATGCACCGACTGCCACAAGGCCGACGCGCATAAAAACGCGGCCCTGAACCGTCACGCCGCCAGGGTGGCCTGCCAGACCTGCCACATCTCCACCTTCGCCAAGGACCGGCCGACCAAGGTCTGGTGGGACTGGTCCACGGCGGGCAGGGACGTGAAGCCCGAGGACGTGCCGAAGGACAAGTACGGAGAGAAGCTCTACGACAGGATGAAGGGCGACTTCAAGTGGGAAAAGGACGTGGTCCCTTCCTACTTCTGGTACAACGGGACGATCGACCGGTACCTCGCGGGCGACAGGATCGATCCTTCCAAAACCGTGGCGCTCTCCGCCGCCCGGGGAGACCGGAAGGATCCTGCCGCGAAGATCTATCCCTTCAAGGTCATGCGCGGAAAACAGGCGTACGACAGCGGGAATAACACGATCGCCTACGTGAACGTCTTCGGCCCCCCGGGCAGCGACGCCTACTGGGTGAAGTACGACTGGAACCTGGCCATCGCCGCCGGCATGAAGGCGGCCGGCCAGCCCTACAGCGGCAAGTACGGATTCGTGGAGACTTCCATGGTCTGGCCCGTGAACCACATGGTGAACCCGAAGGACAAGGCGCTCAAGTGCGCCGACTGCCACGGAGAGAAGGGGCGGATGGACTGGAAGGCGCTGGGCTACAAGGGAGATCCGAGGAACCCGAAAAACCGATAG
- a CDS encoding cytochrome c3 family protein produces MKRYLIVLALTLAAAHAAQAKEHPGKAYIERNGYQGPSTCEAQGCHPGRAKEFLSTVHWKHASPAPNVEGLEPGKEYGMKNRIYTMCNGNDIVNDLKEIPPSPKTGKTKFTGCNSCHPGNHVSDVGSAGKEAENAIDCLVCHSSQYDYRLRKPFKDDAGRIVLGQDRSAKAAMAVGKPGVKNCMVCHESAGGGVLVKRGFSFTGETDVHAKKGMVCVDCHAAKNHRIPTGFDPNNWANDGVRISCADCHDGKAHKDEDLNRHTARIACQTCHIPRTGGAFAKDFTRWTQGSDGFFEPTTLHREANETAPVYAWYNGNVRNTPGFIGPKGEQKDGKSRIYPFKIFEGKAYFDRKTGRLLSMDFAPPMATGDTLAGVASAARTLGIRGYDPAPGWQTVYFGSNHLVTREHALTCANCHARNGVLDFRSLGYTDKERKRLTSAAIYFDKMAEKQKEEW; encoded by the coding sequence TTGAAACGGTACCTGATCGTCCTGGCGCTGACGCTGGCCGCCGCGCACGCCGCGCAGGCGAAGGAGCATCCCGGCAAGGCGTACATCGAGCGGAACGGCTACCAGGGCCCCTCGACGTGCGAGGCGCAGGGCTGCCATCCCGGAAGGGCGAAGGAATTCCTTTCCACCGTGCACTGGAAGCACGCGTCCCCCGCGCCCAACGTCGAGGGGCTGGAACCCGGGAAGGAATACGGGATGAAGAACCGCATCTATACGATGTGCAACGGAAACGACATCGTGAACGACCTGAAGGAGATCCCCCCGAGCCCGAAAACGGGAAAGACGAAATTCACCGGGTGCAACAGCTGCCACCCGGGAAACCACGTCAGCGACGTGGGAAGCGCGGGAAAGGAGGCGGAGAACGCGATCGACTGTCTCGTCTGCCACTCGTCCCAATACGACTACAGACTGCGCAAGCCGTTCAAGGACGATGCGGGCCGGATCGTCCTGGGACAGGACCGGTCCGCGAAGGCGGCGATGGCCGTGGGAAAGCCCGGAGTCAAGAACTGCATGGTGTGCCACGAGTCGGCCGGAGGGGGGGTCCTGGTCAAGCGGGGCTTCTCCTTCACCGGGGAGACCGACGTCCACGCGAAGAAGGGAATGGTGTGCGTGGACTGCCACGCCGCGAAGAACCATCGGATCCCGACCGGTTTCGATCCGAACAACTGGGCCAACGACGGCGTGCGGATCTCCTGCGCGGACTGCCACGACGGGAAGGCGCACAAGGACGAGGATCTGAACCGGCACACGGCGCGGATCGCCTGCCAGACCTGCCACATCCCGAGGACGGGCGGGGCGTTCGCCAAGGACTTCACGCGCTGGACCCAGGGCTCCGACGGCTTTTTCGAGCCCACGACGCTCCACAGGGAGGCCAACGAAACGGCGCCGGTGTACGCCTGGTACAACGGCAATGTCCGGAACACGCCCGGCTTCATCGGCCCGAAAGGGGAACAGAAGGACGGGAAGAGCAGGATTTACCCGTTCAAGATCTTCGAGGGAAAGGCCTATTTCGACCGGAAGACCGGGCGGCTCCTCTCGATGGATTTCGCTCCGCCCATGGCCACGGGAGACACGCTGGCGGGCGTCGCCTCGGCCGCGAGGACCCTCGGGATCCGCGGGTACGATCCGGCGCCCGGATGGCAGACCGTGTATTTCGGCAGCAACCATCTCGTTACCCGGGAACACGCGCTGACCTGCGCCAACTGCCATGCCCGCAACGGCGTGCTGGATTTCCGGTCGCTCGGGTATACCGACAAGGAACGGAAACGGCTCACGAGCGCCGCGATCTATTTCGACAAGATGGCGGAAAAACAGAAGGAGGAGTGGTAG
- a CDS encoding DUF3373 domain-containing protein, with protein MSRKGSILLTTILSAALALPAASFGADEGLQQKVEALSKEVKALQQQVQSQKEGKKRISDWLTIGGDYRFRVDSLSAKVPSHFAFADILAWQLGGQVGPPPMRQAATVENDVLYTNRFGLNLKARAARDVTVTARLLMYKTFGNGDSTATSGTFFADRIGVFDGTQGHVPGDGKLTVDQVFATWSNILDQPIWFSVGRRPSTNGIPSHLRQNDERPGVSGIPALLVDYAFDGMTLGYAPDIEALPGAYAKLCYGRGFENGFTTSSSANTNLRDTDMIGISVVPYDTDPLFLDVQYNRGMNIFDFPVFAESTLGPLRPAADLGDIDWLGVTALSTLKKTGPGTLNLFASAAVSKTHPNANTVVFGGVDTGAGLLHSGVVESKTGNAIYLGARYDITATRTKIGAEFNRGSKNWITFVPAGDDIWTSKLGTRGNVYELYAIQEFNAAPISSYVSKTFFRVGFQYYDFEYTGTNNWVGAPVKISELTASPLNAQMLTPLSRATDLYATLEVKF; from the coding sequence ATGAGCAGGAAAGGTTCGATACTATTAACGACGATTTTGTCGGCGGCGCTGGCGCTGCCGGCGGCGTCCTTCGGCGCCGACGAAGGACTCCAGCAGAAAGTGGAAGCGTTGTCGAAAGAGGTGAAGGCCCTCCAGCAGCAGGTGCAGTCGCAGAAAGAAGGCAAAAAGCGGATCTCCGACTGGCTGACGATCGGCGGCGACTACCGGTTCCGGGTGGACTCCCTCTCCGCCAAGGTTCCCAGCCATTTCGCTTTCGCGGACATCCTTGCCTGGCAACTCGGCGGCCAGGTCGGGCCGCCGCCGATGAGGCAGGCGGCAACCGTGGAGAACGACGTCCTCTACACCAACCGGTTCGGCCTGAACCTCAAGGCAAGGGCCGCCAGGGACGTCACGGTGACCGCCCGGCTGCTCATGTACAAGACGTTCGGCAACGGCGACTCCACCGCAACGTCGGGGACGTTCTTCGCCGACCGCATCGGGGTATTCGACGGGACGCAGGGGCACGTTCCCGGCGACGGCAAGCTCACGGTGGACCAGGTGTTCGCCACCTGGTCGAACATCCTCGACCAGCCGATCTGGTTCTCCGTGGGGCGCCGCCCCTCGACCAACGGGATCCCCTCCCACCTGCGCCAGAACGACGAGAGGCCCGGCGTCAGCGGCATTCCCGCCCTGCTCGTGGACTACGCCTTCGACGGCATGACGCTCGGATACGCGCCGGACATCGAGGCGCTCCCGGGCGCCTACGCGAAGCTGTGCTACGGCCGCGGGTTCGAGAACGGCTTTACGACATCGTCTTCGGCGAACACCAACCTCCGGGACACCGACATGATCGGGATCTCCGTCGTCCCCTACGACACGGACCCCCTGTTCCTGGACGTCCAGTACAACCGGGGAATGAACATCTTCGACTTCCCCGTGTTCGCCGAATCCACCCTCGGGCCTCTCCGCCCGGCGGCCGATCTCGGCGACATCGACTGGCTCGGCGTGACCGCGCTCAGCACCCTGAAGAAGACCGGCCCCGGAACGCTCAACCTGTTCGCCAGCGCCGCCGTTTCCAAGACGCACCCGAACGCGAACACGGTGGTGTTCGGGGGAGTCGACACCGGCGCCGGGCTCCTTCACTCGGGCGTCGTCGAGTCGAAGACGGGCAACGCGATCTACCTCGGGGCCCGCTACGACATCACCGCGACCCGCACCAAGATCGGCGCGGAGTTCAACCGAGGCTCGAAGAACTGGATCACCTTCGTTCCGGCCGGCGACGACATCTGGACGAGCAAGCTCGGCACCCGCGGGAACGTCTACGAGCTGTACGCGATCCAGGAATTCAACGCTGCGCCGATCTCCTCGTACGTTTCGAAGACGTTCTTCCGCGTGGGGTTCCAGTATTACGACTTCGAGTACACCGGCACCAACAACTGGGTCGGCGCCCCAGTGAAGATCTCGGAGCTTACGGCCAGCCCCCTGAACGCGCAGATGCTCACCCCGCTGAGCCGGGCGACGGACCTTTACGCGACGCTCGAAGTGAAGTTCTAG